GAGAATCTCAAGACTGTTCTGACTCAGGCTCCTATTCTGATTCAGTCGGAGCCTCGTAAGGactttgtggtttatagtgatgtatcacatgtcggtttggattgtgtgttgatgcaggatggtaaggtggtggCATATGCATCTCGTCACCTCAAAACTCATGAAGTGAACTATCtaacacatgatttggaattggctgccatAGTCTtcgcattgaaaatctggaggcactatCTATACGATGAGAAGTGTATTATATGcattgatcataagagcctcaagtatctcctcacttagaaggagttgaatcttaggcagcgtagatgggttgagctgcttaaggattatgattgtaccattgagtaccatcccgGCGAGGCTAATGTGGCGGCTGATGCGTTGAGCTATAAGGCTATGACCGATCTGACAATGATGTTTGCTCGGCTTAGCCTATTCTACGATGGGAGTCTGTTAGCTGAACTTCAGGTAAAATTGACATGGGTATAGCAGATCAGACGTAAATAGGTGGGAGATGAGTCTCTTGAGTTGAATTTCCATTAGGTTGAGAATGGTGACACTACTGATTTTGGGATAAATAATGATAGGCTACTTTGTTTTCGTGGTCTGATTTGCATACCGAATGATAAGGATTTTAGGCAGTCTATTCTAAGGGAAGCGCATAGTAGttcctatgctatgcatcccggctAGAATAAGATGTACAGGGATCTtcaggagttgtattggtggccaggtctgAAATAGAAAGTTACTGATTTTGTGGCTAGATGTCTTACAtgccagtaggttaaggctgagcaccaactACCTTCAGGGTTGCTGCAGCCAATTAAGATTCCCCTTTGGAAGTGGGAGCATGTAACGCTTGATTtcgtttgggtcatcgtggatcaattgaccaagtctACTCACTTCATCCCGGTCAGGACTAACTTTTCTCTTTAGAAATTGGCTAAGCTCTACGTATCAGAAATAGAGAGTTTGCGTGGGTTACCCATCTCGATCATTTCTGACAGGGATCCTCTCTTCACATCTCAATTCTAGAAGAAtctacatgaagctctgggttcAAGGTTGTATTTTaatactgctttccatcctcagacagatggccaatctgaaagggtgattcagatactggaagaTATGTTGAAGAGCtgtgtgatttatttctgaggcaGTTGGTAGGAGTACTTACCATTGGCAgagttcgcctataataacagtttccagtcgagtattcagatggcaccttacgaggctctatatggtcgtaagtttcgtacttcatgttggactgagttgggcgaacGACGTGTTCTGGGTCTTAAATTAGTCTCCGAGACAGAGGATTTATTTAAACTGATTTAGGATAGTTTACAAGCCGCTTTTGACAGGCAAACGTCTTATGCGGATCTAAAGAGACAcgagattgagtattctatgagGGACTTCGTGTTTCTAAatgtctcgccatggaagaaggttctgaggtttGGTTGCAAGGGCAaattgagccctaggtttattgggctgtACTAGATTCTGAAACGAGTGGGACCTATCGCCTATCTGTTAGTGTTACCTCCAAAGCTAGACCGCAATCATGATGTGTTTCATATCTCGATGTTGAGGCACTACCTCTCTGATCCCTCGCATATTGTCTCTGTTGAGGAAATTGATGCTAGGCCAAACTtgactttcgaggaagagccAGTTCAGATTCTAGATCGTGATGTAAAGGTTCTGCGAAAGAAATCCATTCCTCTGGTAAAGGTTCTGTGGCGAAATCATAGCACGGAAGAGGCCATGTGGGAACCTAAGAATTCAATGCATCAGCAGTATAAGAATTTGATGCGTCAGTAGTATCCTCCTATTCTAATCAGGTAAAGTTTGAGGACggaattttcttttagggggtggagttgtaacgccccaaaaatatgtatttgcttcagtggttaactGTTCTGGGTGTGTGAGGGAGGTCCCAATTTCAAGCCttgtatttggaaaattttggttatttttggaaGTAAGCCCTAACACTTTTCAATGGgcttatattaattttttgtaatttcacatcagaatgggcctgctggtctagtggttaagacgtatgttggtgtgttggaggtctcgTGTTTGAATCCCTGTGCCAGCAAGGATGCTATTTTTGCTCGTTTAACCAAGAGTGTTTTGGTCAAACAGGAATTCTAGGTAGTGGGTTGAGTGGAGAGATTTGAGGGATACGGGCAGTTGGGAATTATCATGATTAATTTCTTTCTGCAAAATTTCAGCCCCATTTTCCCCAAAAATTCTAACGTTGGGAAAAATTTCCCTTTCTTCTCTGCCATAATTCCCTTGACCCCCTTCCGCTTCTTGTTCGCTTTTGTTTGCTATTGTACATTCGTTCTTGCTATATCGGTTTCCTACGTGTGTTTGGGTAGGTAAGGCTTTATTTTGTCTATAAGTTACATTTTTCCAATTTTGATTTGGGGGTTTTTGACGTTTGGCAGCAGCATCTCGCGAGGATTAAGGCTCTCTTCATACTGTTTCATAGCGAATCAATTCGAAGCTTTGCGGTAAGTGTTCATCGCTTTAGGAATGAGTATTTTGGGTTCgggattttgattaattcaaaacTAGGACTGATTGTGGTGTTGGACTGGTCAATATTTAGGTTCTGGTTTGCTCGGAGTTTGGTTTAGCTTCAAACGAAATTAGGTGTGTACTCAAAAATGTAGGAAACGAGATTCGAAGAAAGCTGAAAAAACAAATTGTTGACATTACACGGGTATGTGGTCACTCGTCTGGTAGGCCGTGTGAGGGGACACGGCCGTATGGTCAACGAGTCAAGTCGTGCGCgcacgacacggccgtgtgatggccaAATGAGGCCATGTTCAACATAGGTCTCAACCaattgggtcatgtgggccacacggatgtgtgggaTGCTGGGCCAGGCCATTTGATCCATATGGCCAAGGCTAATTTAgactgtgtgggccacacaggcatgtgggccaaCATGGGAAAGCCATATGGGCctgtgagcccatttttttggAATATTCTATAAGGTTGAACAGGTCTCCCAAgtcgattgtggacctactgtagggtcggtaagctttacttagagcCCTAATTATGTGATTTGATTTTATGGTGTCTGACCGAGCATGATATCTGTGTTGAACTGAATGTATGTTCTGTTATTAGAATATTTGCATGACAGTTATGGTATGCTGCATTGCATcagggtgggttgatgatatttggagggagtatctgaaaggctcttaagcctgctATCTAGCAGTTCAGCTGCAAACTAATGACTATATGTCacatttcggtacagcatggtaTGTAGGGATgaatgggttgatttaatccccacatggtgtgtatgGCTAGACGaagatagtgtgtagaggctggtgggtaggattctgattcaCTTTATCTGCATTCTATATCTGGTGTGGGTCAAGGCCCTAATTTATAAGTGAGACTGTAATTTgtatgggctaaagcccaaaccaaATCTGTAATGGGCTCAAGCCATCCTATATCTGACTGTATTCTGATGTGTATCTGTATGTATGTTTCTGTAGGGATTGCAcattgagtttgtgaaaactcaccttttttgttaaatttgtacaggtaatccccagacttgacggatcAGCGTAgcagaggactcgacggtggccaaacgtaaattttagactattctcgtaaatttcaagattttattacttatttgggctTTGATGTAAATTTTGGGACTTTGGACTGTTCTGGgtttttactttgaatttttaaCTGCTTTACGATTTTAGAACAGCTAAAGATAAAACTCAATTTTGCTAAAAACAAAGGTTTCTTTCGACATGAATAGTTTTCCAAATAAAAACGTTTCTAAAAGCTTCTGCTAAAAAGATTTGGTTTAGACTTAACGAAGAATATACActttatgtcaaattaaaataaaattaattaattggaaTGGTTTTAACTCGCCAAACTCATTTTCGACTTTCATtgcatgtgacatcgccagattcagccagaacgtctaggccgagtttggggtgttacatctctcttggtcgtgtgaccaagttagagagttacataagTAAGGACACAGGATaaaacacgaccgtgtgcctcacatcgaatgcccacacagcttaagacatgggcatgtcacttggccatgtgagtcacacggcctactGAAACGGGCGTGTTACCCCTGCAtataagaaaaatttttgaaattttgtgaaaaatctCTGAGATCCCAATTTAGTACTGACTTGTTTCTTATgcttaaattgggcctcgagggtccattgaAGGGACGATATGATTAGTTTcgtatatgaatagtaaatgacatgaattatctgtaattgttttgtaaactccggtaatactctgtaaccctattccagtgatagatataggttaggggtgttatagaattaatttagtggttgcctcccttgggtacgatcctcagtgTACTCATCTaatccgttgtaactatattacaacccgaattttatacttatagataccgccttttcatatttttgtgcaggatttctactATGGACGTTGGTACGTCCGGAGACGGTCACCTGTACCAGTTGATTTGTAAGGAAAGCTAGTTGGGAACTAACCAAACGTGAACCAGAAGAGTTAATGGCTAATGGCGCATCAGGTAAGTTTTTTGGGAGTCACAGATTTTGGGTAAGACAATACAATCTTGATGTGACATTTATAAAGTCCCCGTGAAACTTTAAGTTAGGTTAAATTGACACTTAGGTTAAGTTCACGATGGTTGTCTTCCTTCTGAAAGACGGAGGGGCTAAGCAGATAGGGGATGCCTCCCAAGAAGACAGGTTTGGAACTTTGGTTTTTTTCTAGTAAGCTTTCTCCCAACAAGGTATGTTTCATGATTCTATCTGCTAAtaaaattcatacagatataagaatgcgttgatccaggatctatcagtgcaatcacagaagtatcatagagagtaaaagtaccagtaatcacgtctggagacgaggcttcctcacgagctcggatagcataggctctaacaggtgctctggcctcagatctaacaatagTATCTCCAGTAGTTCTTTGACCACTACTTGCATTTCTTgcatttctggaaggtctacctctcATTGATGTGTTACTCAATCTcggattctgtacattctctCTCTCAGCAGGTTCAAaaaaatctcttacaaaatgatcaAAAGATCTACATAGAAAATAAGCtcagtcattcaatctacaatttccaagATGTCTTTCaccacagtgtttacatttaGGTTTCTCATAtcggacatttccaacacttgcaacagataTAGCAGGGGCTCTGGAGTTCGAATACGATCTAGCTCTATCTCGGTTCGAATGTCACACATTCATTTGAACGGTTatgatcatctcagaatttctttgacccagactgaaatgatttacttgaaGATCTCTTTCTAGTATCTTTggcttcagaatcagcttttcttttctctttaactaattcttcggctttacaagctctctCAATGAGCACTACCTTTTCTTTAATCTCCAGAATCCCCACTAACAAACGAATATCTttatttagtccatcttcaaaccttttgcacattatggcttcattcgatacacattcctgagcatactagctcaatctcacaaattcacattcatattcaaTAACAGACATAcaaccttgtttaagctcgagaaacctTTACATTTCTGACCAATGAATCTTTGGataatgtatttctttcagaattcagcTTGGATGAAATCCTAAGTAACCCGTTCACTTGGAAccatagatattaaagttttccaccaatgatatgctaTATCTCTTAgcagtgaaacgacacatttaacatattcttcaggattcagagacatttcatcaaacactcatattgtattctctaaccagaattcagctatTTCAGtatcatcattcgttgtagcttgaaattcttcagccccatactttctaatcttatcaaccggtCGTCTACTTAGTTGAACCGGACTCACCAAGGGCATAGCAGGAATTTGAGAAGAATTAACTGGGGGTGGAGGTTTTTGTACAGttggattggttctaatgtatttgGTGAACTGTTCATTCATCATCTTacagaaggcttgcttagcctcaccatcaaGGCTACTCGTAGCTGGTCTAGAATCAGGTTGCAgagtcccttgtgcgggagcaggtgcaTTGCTTTCAATCttgtcagctacagctctatcgggatccatttgctatataacaGTACATTttaatgtcaggagtcatcacactatcacaggttcagatatatggcatgtatagctagactcacatacgctatggtagtcctagaatcggctAAAACatggctctgatactaataaaatgtaacacccctaacccgtaaccgacatccaattagggttacgagacattaccaaacAGATAGAACATTTCAGGCCAACTGAGAATGAcacatattatttaacatcatttcataagcaatcatctctaaatatagtctacgagacctaaaacatacatttaaggaaaggtcgaaactaaaccgaacctatttaaaattttcagaacttaaccaattGTTTCAAACTGCTAAAGTCACACGCCCATAcgactaggccgtgtgtcacacacaagcactagacacgcccatgtgaactaGCCGTaccaaaaataggtcctatactaACATTTTCACACGGAaaataggcacgcccgtgtactatggctgtgtgatacttagctagctacttaatttagcccacggccatatgacacgcccgtgtgtcaagacCGTGTGGTCCTTAGGagaatactgcttttcttacacggccataaggcacgcccgtgtcccctaaccgtgtggcaccaaacaggcttggtttaagccaaatttgctacccctttttgggtccaatcttacaagcaataatatacaacattcataccaaaatttccaagcaattccatgctcaaaacatgctgcattataacaaaaacatattagctcataaaacactacaaccatacatcatttggcaccatcaaccaaatactagaactatatacaacatttcattgcTAGCCAACTaccatggcataatatatacacattaaaacttatatacatagacgttctagcctatacatgccatactttcagatatgtacactttcaaaagtaccaaaatgagatcgatagtgtggtgacaatcctcgactatccccgagccttcggtagctatgataactgtaaaacagacagtaaacacacagagtaagctacaaagagcttagtaagccaaatataATTGGTCCAACTACTAAGGCATATAAGTACAATTAAACtataaagattcataaccatttcatagaataattcataaacttaaccatgctcctttgtttgcatatatgtcattcTTCATTTCCATGCATATTTCACAGAgatagagtttttcatattcagaaatttagtacgatagaAATGTACCTgcatagattatacatttcatatactcaatatCAGATTACGCTATCATCAGAAAGGTCAAAAACGATACAggtgctcataaacaagtacaatgccgacgtcccagacgtggtcttaaatctaattcaatatcgatgcctctgtcccatatagggtcttacacgaaatcaaatatgatgccgatgtcccaaacatggtcttatacgtaaatctcaatcgaggcatgtgtcccagacacggtcttacatgatGTCTCAGaaagatgtcaacttttcttagaaacatacagagctttttagATGCTAACATATTATCATGCTTTACTCCAAATATATTTATCCaacactcaaggccatccaatatagattacagtttatatgtgcagaatttatttcaattaacacgtaattgtgatttgacttacctcggatggATTTCAGATAAAACAAGTCGTctattcaaccattcaatcattcatttcatttaatttaatccatgaacacatatttagcccacttttcattttagcccttacattttcacacttcgacaatttaatccattttttacaaaatcacaaatttgcaaaattcaccaagactttagcttagccgaatatacatagcttccatacaagtccaaataacacatttaattcacaatttagtccctcaaaactcatttttaaaatttagcccaAATACcacatttcatcaaaaattcaagaacaaaacacgataatctcacatatatctttcataatccatataagaaCACTACAAAGCTATATAATCATCAATTGTACATTTtataatcttcaacaaaaacaaaaatttagacatggattttgaagaacacaaagaaCGATCAGCGAAACatacaaattatcaaaaacctAGCAAAATAAGCTCACCTATTAAGACATGCACTAGCCAAacatgaaaatgcttcaatggcttcttctttCTCTAATTTTCGAC
This window of the Gossypium hirsutum isolate 1008001.06 chromosome A09, Gossypium_hirsutum_v2.1, whole genome shotgun sequence genome carries:
- the LOC107934033 gene encoding uncharacterized protein: MTDLTMMFARLSLFYDGSLLAELQVKAEHQLPSGLLQPIKIPLWKWEHVTLDFVWVIVDQLTKSTHFIPILKRVGPIAYLLVLPPKLDRNHDVFHISMLRHYLSDPSHIVSVEEIDARPNLTFEEEPVQILDRDVKVLRKKSIPLVKVLWRNHSTEEAMWEPKNSMHQQYKNLMRQ